A window of Desulfovibrionales bacterium contains these coding sequences:
- the fdnG gene encoding formate dehydrogenase-N subunit alpha, with the protein MKVTRRDFLVGSGTLAGGLALSSLGIDLSPVIAYAEEMKKIDKVKSAKQTTSICCYCGVGCGLVCSTDAATGKIINIEGDPEHPINEGTLCAKGAGSYQTTAANEHRLTKVLYRAPKSDKWQEKSWDWAITRIAKNIKATRDAGFITKNNKGHVVNRVENIAHIGSSNIDNEECWLITAMARSMGLVYIDHQARVUHAPTVAALGESFGRGAMTNHWIDLQHSDVVLIQGCNAAENHPISFKWVMRAKERGGKLIHVDPRFTRTSSKADVYVPLRSGTDIAFLGGMIKYIIENEKYFKDYVVNYTNAPFLVNDKFDFNDGLFSGYDSGTRKYDKATWTIKKDANGIPEKDPTLKDPRCVFQLLKKHYSRYDLDTVSKITGTPVKDLQTVYELYSSTGVPDKAGTVMYALGQTQHTSGVQNIRTLCMIQLLLGNMGICGGGVNALRGEPNVQGSTDHAILSHILPGYLKAPVASLPTLDDYIKKNTPKTSDPRSANWWQNYPKYTVSLLKAWYGDNAKKENDFGYLWVPKLDDGQDCTILNMIDRMFEKSIKGFICVAQNPACSLPNANKVRQAFSNLDWMVHVNMYNNETASFWKGPGVDPKKINTEVFLLPGAASVEKQGSQTNSGRLVSWKYEAAKAPGDAIYTGDIIIRIVSKLKELYKKEKGAFPDPILNLKWDYTDEKGRFDVVEVAKVTNGYFLEDVTIGDKTYKKGDCVPSFALLQADGKTSSGNWLMSGSFAQDGTNLMQRRKKDDPTGLGLYPQWAWAWPVNRRIIYNRASVDLNGKPYNPKRPLLAWVDGKWVGDVPDGPWPPMADLEKGKYPFIMKPDGVSSLFGPALSDGPFPEHYEPLEGPMEKNPLSSQLKNPVMKIFTGTCDKFSGCDPRYPFVMTTYSSTEHWCTGGNTRWQSWLTEAQPQVYVEISEELAQLRGIKNGDKVKVESPRGSLPCVAMVTTRLRPFSCGGQTIHLVGMTYNYGWLFPEDCGDSANLLTPTAGDANTGTPEYKAFMVNVTKV; encoded by the coding sequence ATGAAAGTAACACGGCGCGATTTTTTAGTTGGATCAGGCACCCTTGCCGGGGGGTTGGCGCTTTCATCTCTCGGGATCGACCTGAGTCCGGTGATAGCCTATGCCGAAGAAATGAAAAAGATCGATAAGGTGAAGAGTGCCAAACAGACTACATCCATTTGTTGCTACTGTGGAGTCGGGTGCGGGCTGGTCTGCAGCACGGACGCTGCAACAGGGAAGATTATCAACATCGAGGGCGACCCCGAGCATCCCATCAATGAGGGGACGCTGTGCGCCAAAGGCGCAGGTAGTTATCAGACGACGGCCGCTAACGAGCATCGTCTGACCAAGGTGCTTTATCGTGCACCCAAAAGCGACAAGTGGCAGGAGAAGTCCTGGGATTGGGCAATCACGCGGATTGCTAAAAACATCAAAGCAACACGCGATGCAGGATTTATCACTAAGAACAACAAGGGCCATGTGGTGAATCGCGTTGAAAACATCGCTCATATAGGAAGTTCAAATATTGACAATGAAGAGTGTTGGCTCATTACCGCCATGGCCCGGTCCATGGGACTGGTCTATATCGATCATCAGGCCCGGGTCTGACACGCGCCTACTGTAGCGGCTCTGGGAGAGTCGTTCGGACGTGGCGCAATGACCAACCACTGGATAGATCTTCAGCACAGCGATGTTGTTCTCATTCAGGGGTGCAATGCTGCAGAAAATCATCCCATCTCATTCAAATGGGTTATGAGAGCCAAGGAGAGGGGAGGTAAGCTCATTCATGTTGACCCGCGCTTTACAAGGACTTCCTCAAAAGCAGATGTTTATGTCCCCCTGCGTTCGGGTACAGACATTGCCTTCCTGGGCGGGATGATCAAGTATATTATCGAAAACGAAAAATATTTCAAGGACTATGTCGTAAACTACACGAATGCACCGTTCCTGGTCAATGATAAGTTCGATTTCAATGACGGTCTTTTCTCCGGGTATGATTCCGGCACGAGAAAATATGACAAAGCGACCTGGACGATAAAAAAGGACGCTAACGGTATTCCTGAAAAAGACCCTACACTGAAAGATCCCCGCTGCGTTTTCCAGCTTTTGAAGAAGCATTATTCCCGTTATGATCTGGATACGGTCTCAAAGATTACTGGGACACCTGTAAAAGACCTGCAAACGGTCTATGAACTGTACTCATCCACCGGTGTGCCCGACAAGGCCGGAACCGTTATGTATGCCTTAGGCCAAACACAGCACACTTCGGGAGTACAGAATATCAGGACCCTTTGTATGATACAGCTTTTGCTTGGAAACATGGGCATCTGCGGCGGGGGAGTCAATGCTCTCCGCGGAGAACCGAACGTGCAAGGCTCTACAGACCATGCCATATTGTCTCATATCCTGCCTGGGTATCTTAAAGCGCCGGTGGCATCGCTGCCTACCCTGGACGATTACATTAAGAAAAATACCCCGAAAACCAGCGACCCCCGCTCGGCCAACTGGTGGCAGAACTACCCCAAATATACGGTAAGTCTTCTCAAGGCCTGGTACGGTGACAACGCAAAGAAGGAAAATGACTTCGGCTATTTATGGGTGCCCAAGCTCGATGACGGACAGGACTGCACTATCCTGAATATGATTGACAGGATGTTTGAAAAGTCGATCAAAGGGTTTATCTGTGTCGCCCAGAATCCTGCCTGCAGCCTTCCCAATGCCAATAAAGTACGTCAGGCATTTTCCAACCTGGATTGGATGGTGCATGTCAATATGTATAACAACGAAACAGCCTCTTTCTGGAAGGGGCCCGGAGTGGACCCCAAAAAGATCAATACAGAGGTCTTCCTGCTTCCAGGAGCGGCTTCCGTAGAGAAGCAGGGAAGCCAGACCAACAGCGGACGCCTGGTCTCATGGAAATACGAGGCGGCAAAGGCACCGGGAGACGCAATCTATACCGGCGATATCATAATCCGGATCGTTTCGAAGCTTAAGGAACTTTATAAAAAGGAAAAAGGCGCCTTCCCTGATCCGATTTTGAACCTGAAGTGGGATTATACCGACGAGAAAGGCCGGTTTGATGTGGTAGAGGTAGCCAAGGTCACCAACGGCTATTTTCTTGAAGACGTCACTATCGGCGACAAGACGTACAAAAAGGGTGATTGTGTACCTTCCTTTGCCCTGCTTCAGGCAGACGGCAAGACCTCATCAGGTAATTGGCTCATGTCCGGGTCATTTGCCCAGGATGGCACAAACCTCATGCAACGCAGAAAAAAGGACGACCCAACTGGTCTCGGCCTCTATCCGCAGTGGGCATGGGCATGGCCTGTCAACAGGCGCATTATCTACAATCGCGCTTCAGTGGACCTGAATGGCAAGCCTTACAATCCCAAGAGGCCTTTACTGGCCTGGGTGGATGGAAAATGGGTGGGTGACGTTCCCGACGGCCCATGGCCTCCAATGGCAGATCTCGAAAAAGGGAAATACCCGTTCATCATGAAGCCGGACGGCGTGTCCTCTCTCTTTGGCCCGGCACTGAGTGATGGACCATTCCCCGAACATTATGAACCTCTTGAAGGTCCGATGGAGAAAAATCCGCTGTCATCTCAACTGAAAAACCCTGTCATGAAGATATTTACAGGCACATGCGATAAATTTTCCGGCTGCGATCCCAGGTATCCCTTTGTGATGACCACATATTCCAGCACGGAACATTGGTGTACCGGCGGCAATACCAGGTGGCAGTCCTGGCTTACCGAGGCGCAGCCTCAGGTATATGTGGAAATCAGCGAAGAACTGGCACAGCTCAGAGGCATCAAGAACGGGGATAAGGTGAAGGTTGAGTCACCCCGTGGTTCTCTGCCCTGTGTTGCAATGGTAACGACCCGGCTGCGCCCCTTCAGCTGCGGCGGACAGACCATCCACCTGGTTGGAATGACCTACAACTATGGCTGGCTGTTCCCGGAGGACTGTGGTGACAGTGCCAATCTGCTTACTCCCACTGCGGGAGACGCGAATACAGGGACGCCTGAATACAAGGCCTTCATGGTCAATGTGACAAAGGTTTAG
- a CDS encoding NADH-ubiquinone oxidoreductase-F iron-sulfur binding region domain-containing protein encodes MTAVFSTWGVSDPKGASSPPSFPPDLGLRAFMGWDGLIICDDSVDVVDMAREYAARARAESCGQCFPCRLGTAEVADILERICAGRGAEHDLDRLEILARYVRESARCDIGQTAPRPLLDALEYFRNEFLAAVRNAKPLPRGSYVWSVTAPCITACPAHVDIPGYVEKIRVDRWDEALDLVRNTCFMPGTIGRICFRNCERKCRRGVIDESVAIKNLKRYAADREAAARYVQTHSPPVLTFHRYVADREITPGNSAAHHFRPVQEEKVAIVGAGPAGLSCAYYLGVNGYRSTIFEAAFQPGGTAAERIPASRLPRDILQREADLVEKLGSDIRYGVTVGEDITIQELLNEGYLAVFISVGAPKFSTGKCKIERFAQAGIKVASNNTLVVDPVTLQSAVPYIFCGGDCVTGQSMIVAALAAGRRAAKSIIQYLETGDCSPDEQDRLDLFISALNQETAKGDAPIEALSNSSAAGPAKRGQRLSKLKGELTPTQARKEASRCLRCYRIALAVFA; translated from the coding sequence ATGACCGCAGTTTTTTCGACGTGGGGCGTAAGCGATCCCAAGGGTGCAAGCTCGCCGCCGTCCTTTCCCCCTGATCTGGGGCTGCGGGCATTCATGGGTTGGGATGGGCTGATCATTTGTGACGACTCGGTGGACGTCGTGGACATGGCCCGGGAATATGCGGCCCGGGCCAGAGCAGAATCCTGCGGCCAGTGTTTTCCCTGCCGGCTTGGCACTGCGGAGGTGGCTGATATCCTGGAGAGAATCTGCGCGGGTCGAGGGGCCGAGCATGACCTCGACAGACTGGAGATCCTGGCTCGCTATGTCCGGGAATCTGCCCGCTGCGATATCGGCCAGACCGCGCCCCGCCCGCTTCTGGACGCACTGGAGTACTTCCGTAATGAATTTCTTGCCGCGGTGCGCAACGCGAAGCCTCTCCCCCGAGGGAGCTACGTCTGGTCGGTAACCGCCCCCTGCATAACCGCCTGCCCCGCCCACGTAGATATCCCGGGGTATGTGGAAAAAATCCGGGTGGATCGTTGGGATGAGGCCCTCGATCTCGTTCGGAATACCTGCTTCATGCCGGGTACAATAGGCCGGATTTGCTTCCGAAACTGCGAGCGGAAATGCCGGCGAGGCGTTATAGATGAATCTGTCGCCATCAAGAACCTCAAGCGTTACGCGGCGGACCGTGAGGCAGCAGCGAGATATGTACAGACGCACAGCCCTCCGGTTCTCACCTTCCACCGCTATGTGGCCGACCGTGAAATCACACCCGGGAACAGCGCCGCTCACCATTTCCGGCCTGTACAGGAGGAAAAGGTAGCCATCGTGGGCGCCGGACCGGCAGGCCTTTCCTGTGCCTACTACCTGGGAGTCAACGGCTATCGAAGCACGATTTTTGAAGCTGCATTTCAGCCCGGCGGTACGGCTGCCGAGAGGATTCCCGCTTCCCGTCTTCCGCGGGACATCCTGCAGCGCGAAGCGGACTTGGTTGAAAAGCTCGGATCTGATATCCGCTACGGCGTGACAGTAGGTGAAGACATCACCATACAAGAACTCCTTAACGAAGGTTACCTCGCAGTTTTTATCAGTGTTGGAGCCCCTAAATTCTCAACCGGAAAATGCAAGATCGAACGGTTCGCTCAGGCGGGAATCAAGGTGGCCTCCAACAACACCTTGGTGGTGGATCCGGTCACACTACAGTCCGCAGTACCCTATATTTTCTGCGGCGGTGACTGCGTGACCGGGCAGAGTATGATAGTAGCTGCCCTGGCAGCCGGCCGCCGGGCCGCTAAATCCATCATTCAATACCTGGAAACGGGAGACTGTAGTCCTGACGAACAAGATCGGCTCGACCTCTTCATCTCTGCCCTGAACCAGGAGACCGCTAAAGGGGATGCTCCCATAGAGGCACTGTCCAATTCCTCCGCGGCCGGGCCGGCCAAACGGGGGCAACGCCTCTCAAAGCTCAAGGGTGAACTTACTCCCACACAAGCGAGGAAAGAAGCAAGCCGCTGTCTGCGCTGCTACCGAATCGCCCTTGCGGTTTTCGCCTAA
- a CDS encoding LysR family transcriptional regulator: MNINFKIWLEEDGEVLFGKGREELLEAIEEFRTLIGAAKKLNMSYRAAWGRLRASEERLGFKLVEQDLSRKVMSLTEEARKLLQAYKALRRETQSFLEEASPRLLPEVLLSRTVKKTGRKGSRCKRSGQ, encoded by the coding sequence ATGAACATAAATTTCAAAATATGGCTGGAAGAGGACGGTGAAGTGCTCTTCGGCAAGGGCCGCGAGGAGTTGCTGGAGGCCATCGAAGAATTCCGCACTCTGATTGGAGCGGCAAAAAAACTCAATATGTCATACCGGGCCGCTTGGGGCCGGCTGAGGGCATCTGAAGAGCGGTTGGGCTTTAAGCTGGTAGAGCAAGACCTGAGCCGCAAAGTTATGTCGCTTACAGAGGAGGCCAGGAAACTCCTTCAGGCATACAAGGCCTTACGCCGGGAAACGCAGTCTTTTCTTGAGGAGGCAAGCCCGAGGCTGTTGCCGGAGGTACTTCTCTCGCGCACCGTGAAGAAGACCGGGAGAAAAGGGAGCAGATGTAAACGATCTGGCCAGTAG
- a CDS encoding formylmethanofuran dehydrogenase subunit E family protein encodes MQGKTSAFDIEEYIHRIQPFHGHAAPGVIIGGFMVHLARIQIPEGVLFDAICETPACLPDAVQLLTPCTAGNGWLKIINLGRFALSLYDKYHGNGFRVFLDPGKLEQWPEIKAWFLKLKSRTEQNHEHLLSQIKTAGVEICGVCPVQIKPEFLKKRDKGKIVICPSCEEAYPLKDGSICFACQGSSPYIIPEYPEGNAHEDKYIRSHEGYKQT; translated from the coding sequence ATGCAAGGGAAAACTTCTGCTTTTGACATAGAAGAGTATATTCATCGTATTCAGCCTTTTCATGGCCATGCAGCACCGGGGGTCATCATCGGAGGGTTCATGGTGCATCTGGCCCGGATACAAATTCCCGAAGGGGTACTTTTTGATGCTATATGTGAAACTCCGGCCTGCCTTCCTGATGCCGTTCAACTGCTCACACCTTGCACGGCCGGAAACGGCTGGCTCAAGATTATTAACCTTGGCCGTTTTGCTTTAAGCCTCTATGATAAATACCATGGTAATGGATTCCGTGTGTTTCTTGACCCCGGCAAATTAGAACAATGGCCGGAGATAAAAGCCTGGTTCTTGAAGCTCAAGTCAAGGACTGAACAGAACCACGAACATCTTCTCTCGCAGATCAAGACGGCCGGTGTAGAAATATGCGGGGTATGCCCTGTTCAGATTAAGCCTGAATTTCTCAAAAAACGCGATAAGGGCAAGATTGTAATTTGTCCGTCATGTGAGGAAGCTTATCCTTTGAAGGATGGCAGCATCTGTTTCGCGTGCCAGGGGAGTTCGCCCTACATTATCCCTGAATATCCGGAGGGAAATGCACATGAAGACAAATACATTAGATCTCATGAAGGCTATAAGCAGACATAA
- a CDS encoding molybdopterin-dependent oxidoreductase: MHSQMLLNNRKISFSPGETILEVAQTAGILIPTLCHWKEADHSNVCRICVVEVKGVDRLLPACSTLAREDMEVWTETERVVRSRRQTLELLLAAGRHSCLACEASGDCRLQDLAYQYGVEPTTVRQPADASPSAPEEAFIIRDYSKCVLCGRCVAACGEIQVNGAIAYPFGRREDRAGPHGWFPLPDPAKCVSCGQCVEACPVGALTEKKARGLGRAWETQKVRTTCPYCGVGCQQWVHVKDGQITKVTAVTDAAPNIGRLCVKGRFAYDFVYGMERLTTPLIKENEQFRPASWDEVLDLVAARFRDIIRLHGPDSVAGLSWARALNEDSYNLQKLFRAVFGTNNIDLCGHTGRTDAANGLSLAFGNPGAMTNSLGEFANARMLVCIGIDMTETHPIAATFVRNAVRLGAELIVIDHVKHLLCDHAALIAPIRPGTEVAFLNGLMHVILRENIYDKEFVERHCEGFEELKALVKAYSPERTARICGVSRNLIRQIACRLAAVRPAMVCYAPSLAGGTAARNKEVSIASLQMLLGNIGVECGGVNPLRVRNNAQGACDMGALPDVLPGYQKVTDPAAREKFSRFWGIRGLPAKPGLRFSDMLDALADGAVKAFYCFGENPAKGRFDYRHVYQCLASAEFLVCQDIFPTEMNRYAHVVLPSAAWCEDDGTFTSTERRVNRVRKGKEPPGLARPNWWIFREIARRMGQEWASASAQEIWDNEVSVLVPILAGIKYRRIEGNGLQWPCPTEDHPGTPVLHRAGDFPRGKGLFVPVEWTPPT; the protein is encoded by the coding sequence ATGCATTCCCAGATGCTGCTAAATAATCGTAAGATTTCCTTTTCCCCGGGGGAGACAATACTGGAGGTCGCTCAGACCGCCGGTATCTTAATCCCGACCTTGTGCCACTGGAAAGAGGCGGACCACTCCAATGTGTGCCGGATCTGCGTGGTGGAGGTGAAGGGGGTTGACCGGCTTCTGCCGGCTTGTAGCACACTCGCGCGTGAAGACATGGAGGTGTGGACCGAAACGGAGCGGGTGGTTCGCTCCCGCCGTCAGACCCTGGAACTGCTCCTGGCTGCGGGGCGGCATAGCTGTCTTGCCTGTGAGGCTAGCGGCGACTGCCGCCTCCAGGATTTGGCCTACCAGTACGGAGTGGAACCTACTACGGTCCGGCAGCCGGCTGATGCCTCCCCGTCGGCCCCGGAGGAGGCTTTCATTATCCGGGACTATAGCAAGTGTGTCCTGTGCGGCCGGTGTGTGGCCGCCTGCGGGGAGATTCAGGTTAACGGCGCCATCGCTTACCCGTTCGGCCGTCGGGAAGACCGGGCCGGGCCGCACGGCTGGTTCCCGCTCCCCGACCCGGCTAAGTGTGTATCCTGCGGGCAGTGCGTCGAGGCCTGCCCGGTGGGCGCCCTGACCGAAAAAAAGGCGAGGGGGCTCGGTCGGGCCTGGGAAACCCAAAAGGTAAGAACCACCTGCCCGTACTGCGGCGTAGGCTGCCAGCAGTGGGTCCATGTGAAGGATGGGCAAATCACTAAAGTCACGGCTGTGACCGACGCTGCCCCCAATATAGGCCGGTTGTGTGTCAAGGGCCGTTTTGCCTATGACTTCGTCTATGGTATGGAACGGCTTACCACGCCGCTGATCAAGGAAAACGAGCAGTTCCGGCCGGCATCCTGGGACGAAGTCCTGGACCTTGTGGCCGCGCGCTTTCGGGATATTATTCGCCTGCACGGTCCCGACTCCGTAGCCGGCTTGAGCTGGGCCCGGGCTCTCAATGAAGACTCTTACAACTTGCAGAAGCTCTTCCGGGCGGTATTCGGGACGAATAACATCGACCTTTGCGGGCATACCGGCCGTACCGACGCCGCCAACGGCCTGTCCCTGGCTTTCGGTAACCCCGGGGCGATGACAAATTCCCTCGGGGAGTTCGCGAACGCACGAATGCTGGTTTGCATCGGTATCGACATGACCGAGACCCACCCGATAGCGGCCACTTTTGTGAGGAATGCAGTGCGGCTTGGTGCCGAACTCATCGTGATCGACCATGTTAAACACCTTCTCTGCGACCATGCCGCCTTGATTGCCCCGATCCGTCCGGGCACCGAAGTGGCATTTTTAAATGGTCTTATGCACGTTATCCTAAGGGAGAATATCTATGATAAAGAGTTCGTCGAGCGTCACTGCGAAGGGTTCGAGGAACTCAAAGCGCTAGTCAAGGCTTACTCGCCCGAACGGACTGCCAGGATCTGCGGCGTGAGCCGGAATTTGATCCGGCAGATCGCGTGCCGTTTGGCGGCAGTGAGACCGGCCATGGTGTGTTATGCCCCGAGCCTTGCCGGGGGCACTGCGGCACGCAATAAGGAGGTATCCATCGCCAGTCTTCAGATGCTGCTCGGGAACATCGGGGTGGAGTGTGGCGGTGTCAATCCTTTGCGGGTCCGGAACAACGCGCAGGGCGCCTGCGACATGGGGGCCTTGCCTGATGTACTCCCCGGCTACCAGAAGGTGACCGATCCTGCGGCCCGGGAAAAGTTTTCGCGATTTTGGGGTATACGCGGGCTTCCCGCGAAACCCGGGCTAAGGTTTTCCGACATGCTGGACGCCTTGGCGGATGGGGCGGTCAAGGCGTTCTACTGCTTCGGAGAAAACCCGGCTAAAGGCCGGTTCGATTATCGACACGTCTATCAGTGCCTGGCGTCCGCAGAGTTTCTCGTCTGCCAGGACATTTTCCCGACCGAGATGAACCGCTACGCCCATGTAGTCCTGCCGTCGGCGGCCTGGTGTGAGGATGACGGGACCTTTACGAGCACCGAGCGGCGGGTAAACCGGGTCCGGAAGGGCAAGGAGCCGCCGGGGCTCGCACGGCCCAACTGGTGGATATTTCGTGAGATCGCCCGGCGGATGGGCCAAGAATGGGCATCGGCAAGCGCGCAGGAGATCTGGGACAATGAGGTCTCAGTGCTCGTCCCCATACTGGCCGGTATCAAATACCGCCGCATCGAGGGAAACGGTCTTCAGTGGCCATGCCCCACTGAGGACCACCCGGGCACGCCAGTTCTCCACCGGGCCGGTGATTTTCCCCGCGGCAAGGGCTTGTTCGTGCCGGTGGAATGGACGCCGCCTACGTAG
- the fdhF gene encoding formate dehydrogenase subunit alpha, translating into MAAIQITINGIKVPALENQTVLEAAQKAGHYIPTLCHYSGLKPYGACRVCLVKVDSASGLIPACNTRVYDGMSIITDDEDILAARRNSIKILLANHPNSCMTCDKNGDCELEALAYKYLTKDEVVADWDRAKYNYSIEDNNPLIEWDRNKCIMCNRCVRTCNEIVIRGAIGFSPTRGFTAVADIPHDKDNTLAECELCGQCIAVCPTGALVGKREKRVGRHWELKKVRTTCPYCGTGCNIDLFVDPKTNRVVKAAGCKEGPVNQGRTCVKGRFGYEFVHNPDRITTPLIKKNGQFVPATWDEAYDLIARRFMEIKEKHGPDSLGVFACSRSVNEDNYLLTKLARAVFGTNNVDNCARVCHAPTVAGLSAVFGTGAATNSFDQVDGADVLFVTGSNTTEAHPIIGMNIKRAVKNGARLVLADPRKIELVKHADHWLGLRPGTNVALFSGLMHVIVRDGLHNKEFIEKRTRGFEAFAENLRKFTPEYTARITGVPAGAIVEAAGMIGRARNLMIYYSLGITEHAFGTEGVMSLAHLALLTDSVGRVSTGINVLRGQNNVQGACDMGALPNIYIGYQKVDDPKARAKFEAAWGAKLPDRPGLKSTEMLEKMVSKEIRGFYILGEDPAHTDPHITHIRKNLEALDFLVVQEMFHTETTRFAHVILPASSFAEQNGTYVNGERRIQLVNQAVPPLSGKENWQILCEVMERMGYNGPRYGHASEIFEEMTQAAEHFMGGCTYEGLREKGIQWPCPPGSKGTSTMYTEKFSHVDGLAIFTPIDFKEPSEWPDADYGFILCTGRRREHYNNGSMTRRTGIFKVWNHEQVEINPHDAFRLNVLDGETVRVASRRGEVKVKARVTDRSPIGTVWMSFHYRDVLTNLLTNNTFDSVAKCPEYKVCAVKVEKLASGECLK; encoded by the coding sequence GTGGCCGCGATACAAATCACAATCAACGGAATCAAGGTCCCTGCTCTAGAGAATCAGACCGTGCTTGAGGCGGCCCAAAAGGCAGGGCACTACATCCCCACCCTCTGCCATTATTCCGGTTTGAAGCCATACGGGGCCTGCAGGGTTTGCCTCGTAAAGGTGGATTCTGCCTCAGGCCTGATCCCAGCGTGCAATACCAGGGTGTACGACGGCATGAGCATCATTACGGATGACGAAGACATCCTGGCCGCAAGGCGAAACAGTATCAAAATTCTCCTGGCCAATCATCCGAACAGTTGCATGACCTGCGACAAGAATGGCGACTGCGAACTGGAGGCCCTGGCCTACAAATATCTGACCAAAGACGAGGTCGTGGCCGATTGGGACCGTGCTAAGTACAACTATTCCATCGAGGACAACAATCCGCTGATTGAATGGGACCGCAACAAATGCATCATGTGCAACCGTTGTGTGCGGACTTGTAACGAGATAGTGATTAGAGGAGCCATCGGATTTTCTCCGACCAGGGGGTTCACGGCGGTGGCCGACATTCCGCACGACAAAGACAATACTCTGGCGGAGTGCGAGCTTTGCGGCCAGTGTATTGCTGTCTGCCCCACCGGGGCGCTGGTCGGCAAACGCGAAAAGCGTGTCGGACGGCACTGGGAGCTCAAGAAAGTTCGAACGACCTGCCCCTACTGCGGCACCGGATGCAACATCGATCTGTTCGTGGACCCAAAGACAAATCGGGTGGTCAAGGCAGCCGGGTGCAAGGAAGGGCCGGTGAATCAGGGGCGCACCTGTGTCAAGGGGCGGTTCGGCTATGAGTTCGTCCACAATCCCGACCGCATCACGACTCCTTTGATCAAGAAAAACGGCCAATTCGTGCCCGCTACCTGGGACGAGGCCTATGATCTGATCGCCCGCAGGTTTATGGAAATCAAGGAGAAGCACGGCCCGGACAGTCTGGGGGTATTTGCCTGCTCCCGCTCGGTCAACGAGGATAACTACCTGCTTACGAAGCTCGCGCGGGCCGTTTTCGGCACGAACAACGTGGATAACTGCGCCAGGGTCTGCCACGCCCCAACCGTGGCAGGATTGTCGGCGGTTTTCGGCACCGGAGCGGCCACCAACTCCTTCGATCAGGTCGACGGGGCCGATGTGCTCTTTGTTACCGGCTCCAACACTACCGAGGCCCATCCCATTATCGGCATGAACATCAAGCGGGCCGTAAAAAATGGAGCCCGGCTGGTTCTGGCGGATCCACGAAAGATCGAGCTGGTAAAACATGCCGACCACTGGCTCGGCCTGCGTCCAGGCACCAACGTGGCCCTCTTCAGCGGCTTAATGCACGTAATCGTAAGAGACGGATTGCACAATAAAGAATTCATCGAGAAACGTACCAGAGGTTTTGAAGCTTTTGCCGAGAACCTCAGAAAGTTCACCCCGGAATACACGGCCAGGATCACCGGCGTCCCCGCCGGGGCGATAGTCGAGGCGGCCGGGATGATAGGCCGGGCCAGGAACCTGATGATTTACTACAGTCTGGGCATCACGGAACACGCCTTCGGCACCGAAGGGGTTATGAGTCTGGCGCATCTGGCCCTTCTGACAGACAGCGTGGGACGCGTGTCCACCGGGATAAACGTGCTGCGCGGCCAGAACAACGTACAGGGGGCCTGCGATATGGGTGCCCTGCCGAACATCTACATCGGCTACCAGAAGGTGGACGACCCAAAGGCGCGGGCCAAGTTCGAGGCCGCCTGGGGAGCAAAGTTGCCGGACAGGCCGGGGCTGAAATCCACGGAGATGCTGGAGAAAATGGTTTCCAAAGAGATCCGCGGCTTCTACATCCTGGGCGAAGACCCGGCGCATACCGATCCGCATATCACGCACATCCGTAAGAACCTGGAGGCGCTTGATTTTCTGGTGGTTCAGGAGATGTTTCACACCGAGACCACCCGATTCGCGCATGTCATCCTGCCTGCTTCCAGCTTTGCCGAGCAGAATGGAACTTACGTCAACGGCGAACGGCGCATCCAGCTCGTAAACCAGGCCGTTCCTCCTCTTTCCGGCAAGGAAAACTGGCAGATTCTCTGCGAAGTTATGGAGCGCATGGGCTATAACGGCCCCAGGTACGGCCATGCCTCGGAGATTTTCGAGGAGATGACGCAAGCAGCGGAGCACTTCATGGGCGGCTGCACGTATGAGGGTCTGCGGGAAAAGGGCATACAGTGGCCCTGCCCGCCGGGATCTAAGGGCACCTCGACCATGTATACCGAGAAGTTCTCCCATGTCGACGGTCTGGCGATCTTTACGCCGATCGACTTCAAAGAACCGAGTGAATGGCCGGATGCGGATTATGGTTTTATCCTGTGCACCGGCCGTCGCCGCGAACACTACAACAATGGCTCAATGACCCGGCGCACCGGGATTTTCAAGGTATGGAACCATGAGCAGGTTGAGATCAATCCGCACGACGCCTTCCGCCTGAACGTCCTGGACGGGGAAACCGTCAGGGTCGCTTCCCGCCGGGGCGAGGTCAAGGTGAAGGCCAGGGTGACCGACCGGTCGCCCATAGGCACGGTCTGGATGTCTTTCCACTATCGCGATGTGCTCACCAATCTGCTGACTAATAACACCTTTGATTCGGTTGCCAAATGTCCGGAGTATAAGGTGTGCGCGGTGAAGGTGGAGAAACTGGCGTCAGGAGAGTGCCTAAAGTGA